Proteins found in one Phocoena sinus isolate mPhoSin1 chromosome 19, mPhoSin1.pri, whole genome shotgun sequence genomic segment:
- the FOXF1 gene encoding forkhead box protein F1: protein MTAEVQPAPRAQPPPPCPPPPPPPLPPPPPPPPGSSAAQSSSGSGGGGSSHPMSSAPEKQQPPHGGGGGGGAAMDPASSGPSKAKKTNAGIRRPEKPPYSYIALIVMAIQSSPTKRLTLSEIYQFLQSRFPFFRGSYQGWKNSVRHNLSLNECFIKLPKGLGRPGKGHYWTIDPASEFMFEEGSFRRRPRGFRRKCQALKPMYSMMNGLGFNHLPDTYSFQGSAGGLSCPPNSLALEGGLGMMNGHLPGNVDGMALPSHSVPHLPANGGHSYMGSCGAAAAGEYPHHDSSVPASPLLPAAAGGVMEPHAVYSGAAAAWPPSASAALNSSASYIKQQPLSPCNPAANPLSGSLSAHSLDQPYLQQTSHNTPAELPGIPRYHSQSPSMCDRKEFVFSFNTMASSSMHSAGGGSYYHQQVTYQDIKPCVM from the exons ATGACGGCAGAGGTGCAGCCAGCCCCGCGCgcgcagccccctcccccttgccctcctccccctccccctcctcttcctcctcctcctcctcctcctcccggcTCGTCGGCGGCGCAGagcagcagcggcagcggcggcggcggcagcagccacCCGATGTCTTCGGCGCCCGAGAAGCAGCAGCCACCGCACGGCGGCGGCGGGGGAGGCGGCGCGGCCATGGACCCCGCGTCGTCCGGCCCGTCCAAGGCCAAGAAGACCAACGCCGGCATCCGGCGCCCCGAGAAGCCGCCCTACTCGTACATCGCGCTCATCGTCATGGCCATCCAGAGCTCGCCCACCAAGCGCCTGACACTCAGCGAGATCTACCAGTTCCTGCAGAGCCGCTTCCCCTTCTTCCGCGGCTCCTACCAGGGCTGGAAGAACTCGGTGCGCCACAACCTCTCGCTCAATGAGTGCTTCATCAAGCTGCCCAAGGGCCTCGGGCGGCCGGGCAAGGGCCACTACTGGACCATCGACCCGGCCAGTGAGTTCATGTTCGAGGAGGGCTCCTTTCGGCGGCGGCCGCGCGGCTTCCGAAGGAAATGCCAGGCGCTCAAGCCCATGTACAGCATGATGAACGGGCTCGGCTTCAACCACCTCCCGGACACCTACAGCTTCCAGGGCTCCGCCGGCGGCCTCTCGTGCCCGCCCAACAGCCTGGCGCTGGAGGGAGGTCTGGGCATGATGAACGGCCACTTGCCGGGCAACGTGGACGGCATGGCTTTGCCCAGCCACTCGGTGCCCCACCTGCCCGCCAACGGTGGCCACTCGTACATGGGCAGCTGCGGCGCCGCGGCGGCCGGCGAGTACCCGCACCACGACAGCTCGGTGCCTGCTTCCCCACTGCTGCCCGCGGCCGCCGGTGGGGTCATGGAGCCCCACGCCGTCTACTCAGGCGCGGCGGCCGCGTGGCCGCCCTCCGCCTCCGCGGCGCTCAACAGCAGCGCCTCCTACATCAAGCAGCAGCCCCTGTCCCCCTGCAACCCCGCGGCCAACCCCCTGTCCGGCAGCCTCTCCGCGCACTCCCTGGACCAGCCGTATCTGCAGCAGACCAGTCACAACACCCCCGCTGAGCTGCCAG GCATCCCGCGGTACCACTCGCAGTCGCCCAGCATGTGTGACCGAAAGGAGTTCGTCTTCTCTTTCAACACAATGGCATCCTCGTCCATGCACTCAGCCGGCGGTGGCTCTTACTACCACCAGCAGGTCACCTACCAAGACATCAAGCCGTGCGTGATGTGA